Proteins from a single region of Cytophagaceae bacterium:
- a CDS encoding GLPGLI family protein: protein MKNIVKILIISFLSFPAMAQLMSGQIIFERREDWVKKMNKAKYLTQEEKDREEQTWKNDEIYVHKLVLTFTPNQTFYTHENQTQTSQDGTYSWRADDYIVTRDFDKNTLFEYKEMLVKNYIIKDSLQAPKWKILNEIKEVAGYICMKASTFDAIKDQEVVAWFSTDIPVSGGPEEYYGLPGMILELNIDNEAVLVTATSVVLNKDQKLPELPKKMKGKTINLKTQSELITKYRKEQEALHRFPWGIRY, encoded by the coding sequence ATGAAAAATATAGTTAAAATATTAATAATTAGCTTTTTGAGTTTTCCGGCAATGGCACAGTTGATGTCGGGTCAGATAATTTTTGAACGGAGAGAAGATTGGGTAAAAAAAATGAATAAGGCCAAATATCTGACTCAGGAAGAGAAAGACAGGGAAGAACAAACCTGGAAAAATGATGAAATATATGTGCATAAACTTGTACTGACATTTACCCCCAATCAAACTTTTTATACTCACGAAAACCAGACCCAAACGTCTCAGGATGGTACCTATTCATGGAGAGCCGATGATTATATAGTAACCCGTGATTTTGACAAAAATACCTTGTTTGAATATAAGGAAATGCTGGTGAAAAATTATATAATCAAAGACAGCCTGCAGGCTCCTAAATGGAAGATTTTGAATGAAATCAAAGAAGTGGCGGGCTATATATGCATGAAAGCCTCTACATTTGATGCTATAAAAGACCAGGAAGTAGTAGCATGGTTTTCTACAGATATTCCCGTTTCGGGTGGTCCTGAAGAATATTATGGCTTGCCGGGCATGATATTGGAGCTCAATATTGATAATGAGGCCGTGCTCGTTACGGCTACAAGTGTTGTTTTAAACAAAGACCAAAAGTTGCCGGAATTACCTAAAAAAATGAAAGGTAAAACGATAAACCTAAAAACTCAAAGTGAGCTGATTACAAAATATCGCAAAGAGCAGGAAGCCTTACACCGTTTCCCCTGGGGCATCAGATATTAA
- a CDS encoding (d)CMP kinase, with product MSKIIIAVDGYSSCGKSSTAKAVAQNLGYSYIDTGAMYRAVTLYFIQKHVSVNDDKAIETALSNITIDFRRNAEGQNHVYLNGLNVEDEIRKLYVANRVSEVSAIASVRHAMVDQQRKMGKKKGLVMDGRDIGTVVFPEAELKIFMTADPLVRAQRRQIELMAKGETLDLEEILTNIENRDKIDTTRTESPLRKAEDAIEIDTTFMTLDEQVDQVILLADMVMNR from the coding sequence ATGTCAAAAATCATCATAGCAGTTGACGGCTATTCGTCTTGTGGGAAAAGTTCAACCGCAAAAGCAGTGGCCCAAAACCTCGGTTACAGCTATATCGACACCGGTGCTATGTATAGGGCGGTTACACTGTATTTTATCCAAAAACACGTCTCGGTCAATGACGATAAAGCAATAGAAACTGCACTCTCCAATATCACAATTGACTTCAGACGAAACGCCGAAGGACAAAATCACGTATATCTGAATGGACTGAATGTAGAAGACGAAATCAGGAAACTTTATGTGGCAAATAGGGTAAGTGAGGTTAGTGCAATTGCTTCTGTAAGGCATGCAATGGTAGATCAGCAGCGGAAAATGGGTAAGAAAAAAGGGTTGGTTATGGACGGTCGAGACATAGGCACAGTGGTTTTTCCGGAAGCAGAATTGAAAATATTTATGACTGCCGACCCTCTGGTAAGGGCCCAAAGGCGACAAATAGAATTGATGGCTAAAGGGGAGACATTAGACCTGGAAGAAATTTTAACTAATATCGAAAATAGGGATAAAATTGACACAACCCGTACTGAAAGTCCATTAAGAAAAGCCGAAGATGCTATTGAAATTGACACTACTTTTATGACGCTCGATGAGCAGGTAGATCAGGTAATATTATTGGCCGATATGGTCATGAACCGATAA
- a CDS encoding (Fe-S)-binding protein yields the protein MKVALFIPCYIDQFYPKVGIATLELLEKLGCEVVFPENQTCCGQPMANSGYEHESEGSTRNFQNNFDEYEYIVAPSGSCTLHVKGHIPLKGKIYELTEFITDILKIETMEGSFPHKVGLHQSCHGLRGLFTAQMSELNAPQFSKPEQLLKNFKGIELTNLSRKDECCGFGGTFCVTEEAVSVRMGQDRIADHLKSGTEILTGGDTSCLMHLEGIIRREKHSIKVMHIAEIINQAIS from the coding sequence ATGAAAGTAGCCCTTTTCATCCCCTGTTACATTGACCAATTTTATCCAAAAGTTGGAATAGCAACATTGGAATTGCTTGAAAAACTGGGCTGCGAGGTTGTTTTTCCTGAAAACCAGACTTGCTGTGGTCAGCCTATGGCCAATTCGGGTTATGAACATGAATCGGAAGGCAGTACCCGTAATTTTCAGAATAATTTTGACGAATATGAATACATTGTTGCCCCTTCCGGCAGTTGTACTTTGCATGTCAAGGGGCACATTCCCTTAAAAGGAAAAATATACGAACTCACCGAATTTATCACAGATATACTAAAAATCGAGACTATGGAAGGAAGTTTCCCTCATAAAGTGGGCCTTCATCAAAGTTGCCATGGATTAAGAGGATTATTTACGGCTCAAATGTCAGAACTTAATGCACCCCAATTTTCGAAACCAGAGCAATTGCTGAAAAACTTTAAAGGAATTGAATTAACCAATCTTTCCCGAAAAGATGAATGTTGTGGCTTTGGAGGAACTTTTTGTGTCACAGAAGAAGCCGTTTCGGTAAGGATGGGACAAGATAGGATAGCTGATCATCTGAAAAGTGGTACAGAAATACTAACAGGCGGAGATACCTCATGTTTGATGCACTTGGAAGGAATCATTCGAAGAGAAAAGCACTCAATTAAAGTTATGCATATTGCTGAAATCATAAATCAGGCTATTTCATGA
- a CDS encoding FAD-binding oxidoreductase — MKTYDYIIVGRGLAGSLIANELTNQGKKLLIVSDDSMGSSSLVAGGMFNPITGKSLGKTWLADKLFPYFFDYFTAMEKEFQASFFHPIGVFRPFSNEENKAYFARQMEHNDLYDYLDLKAPDSQLEKDIKSELGGLDTKMAGWVDIKVMLDKIKEKLILNGQVVLNEFIDYKQIMVNPDKVSYKDFSANAIIFCDGFFAKNNPWFSWLPFNPVKGETVIAEVENYNVTKIMNQGKWVMPLGDGKVRLGATYSWDKLDFEITSEAREELLTKTSKFLKKAVKVIGQQAGVRPSTQDRRPFFGVHPSEKNVFCFNGLGTKGVSIAPYFVEQFLGFLSGEKDIHPEANIERFYSLFS; from the coding sequence ATGAAAACATACGATTATATCATAGTGGGCAGAGGACTGGCCGGCTCACTTATCGCCAACGAACTCACCAATCAGGGCAAAAAACTACTCATAGTTTCTGACGATTCTATGGGCTCCTCAAGCCTCGTTGCAGGTGGAATGTTTAATCCTATCACAGGGAAAAGTCTTGGAAAAACATGGCTAGCCGACAAACTTTTTCCATATTTCTTCGACTATTTTACTGCCATGGAAAAGGAATTTCAGGCGAGTTTTTTTCACCCCATCGGGGTTTTCAGGCCTTTTTCCAATGAAGAAAACAAGGCATATTTTGCGAGACAAATGGAGCACAACGACCTCTACGATTATCTCGATTTGAAAGCACCAGATTCCCAACTTGAGAAAGATATCAAATCTGAATTAGGGGGACTCGACACCAAAATGGCCGGCTGGGTTGACATCAAAGTGATGCTGGATAAAATCAAAGAAAAGTTGATTTTAAATGGGCAAGTTGTTTTAAATGAGTTTATTGATTATAAGCAAATTATGGTGAATCCAGATAAGGTTTCTTATAAAGATTTCTCAGCCAATGCTATAATATTTTGTGATGGTTTTTTTGCAAAAAACAACCCCTGGTTTTCCTGGTTGCCATTTAATCCGGTAAAAGGTGAGACTGTAATAGCGGAAGTAGAAAACTACAATGTCACCAAAATTATGAATCAGGGTAAGTGGGTAATGCCATTGGGAGATGGAAAAGTAAGGCTAGGAGCAACTTATAGTTGGGACAAACTTGATTTTGAAATCACTTCCGAGGCCAGGGAAGAATTATTGACAAAAACTTCTAAATTTCTTAAAAAAGCCGTTAAAGTAATAGGCCAGCAGGCAGGTGTAAGACCTTCTACGCAAGACAGGCGGCCATTTTTTGGAGTACATCCCTCAGAAAAAAATGTATTTTGTTTCAACGGATTGGGTACAAAAGGCGTATCTATTGCACCTTACTTTGTGGAGCAGTTTCTGGGATTTTTATCCGGAGAAAAAGATATACATCCTGAAGCAAACATTGAAAGGTTTTATTCGTTATTTTCGTAA
- a CDS encoding DUF4230 domain-containing protein: MEIILFLVAVIIGGIASWQIFNWMYGKKLKDNKENIRVESNILLERIEKVFKVVLAEGYFTEIYDHNSHKDVFGLFKLKNKALVVAKAKVSVGYDFSKMKFNRDNAERKLVIEEFAPAEILSIDTDYKFYDINQGLLMKFNNEDYTSILSEAKKMMLEKAKESDLPQIAANQVKVMMKQLAASMNWELDIKALPPQNATLLLEGDTN, translated from the coding sequence ATGGAAATCATTCTTTTCTTGGTGGCTGTAATAATTGGTGGAATCGCTTCCTGGCAGATTTTTAACTGGATGTATGGCAAAAAGCTCAAAGACAACAAAGAAAATATCAGAGTAGAATCTAATATTTTGCTGGAAAGAATTGAAAAAGTATTCAAAGTCGTATTGGCCGAGGGGTATTTTACTGAAATATATGATCACAATTCTCACAAAGATGTTTTTGGACTTTTCAAATTAAAAAACAAAGCCCTTGTGGTGGCAAAAGCCAAGGTGTCAGTAGGTTATGATTTTTCGAAAATGAAATTTAACCGCGATAATGCCGAACGTAAGCTGGTGATTGAAGAATTTGCTCCTGCCGAGATCCTTTCCATTGATACCGATTATAAATTTTACGATATCAATCAGGGCCTTTTGATGAAATTTAACAATGAAGACTACACTTCTATTCTTTCTGAAGCCAAAAAAATGATGCTTGAGAAGGCCAAAGAGAGTGATTTGCCTCAAATCGCAGCCAATCAGGTGAAAGTGATGATGAAACAACTGGCAGCTTCAATGAACTGGGAACTGGACATAAAAGCATTGCCACCCCAAAACGCTACTTTATTGCTTGAAGGAGATACAAACTGA
- the miaA gene encoding tRNA (adenosine(37)-N6)-dimethylallyltransferase MiaA, producing MAEKLKKPVLIVVVGPTAVGKTDFCVQLAQKLDCEIFSADSRQFYKEMTIGTAKPSQTEMGGIKHHFIDSHSINDDFSAGDFERQADNLLTEYFKNNHVAILTGGSGLFVKALLYGLDDMPAVAPEIREKYMKRLENEGIEILQKELKETDPETFENIDIQNSQRVVRALEVCEGTGSKFSSFKAIKEKQLDYEVIKIGLERPREELYSRINQRVDQMLESGLLSEVETLKNFENHNALQTVGYKEVFGFFKNEYDFQTMVELLKRNTRRYAKRQLTWFKNQDTFEWFEAGKPRIAEDFILKKLGKI from the coding sequence TTGGCAGAAAAGCTCAAAAAACCTGTTTTGATTGTGGTAGTGGGTCCTACGGCGGTGGGGAAAACAGATTTTTGTGTACAATTGGCCCAAAAACTCGATTGTGAAATATTCTCGGCTGATTCCAGACAGTTTTACAAAGAAATGACCATTGGTACAGCCAAACCAAGTCAGACCGAAATGGGTGGAATCAAACATCATTTTATTGATAGCCATAGCATCAATGACGATTTTAGTGCCGGTGATTTTGAAAGACAAGCCGATAATCTTTTAACAGAATATTTTAAAAACAACCATGTGGCCATACTCACCGGTGGCTCAGGATTGTTTGTAAAAGCATTACTATATGGACTTGATGATATGCCCGCCGTTGCCCCGGAAATCAGAGAGAAATATATGAAAAGACTTGAAAATGAAGGGATTGAGATTTTGCAAAAAGAATTGAAAGAAACTGATCCTGAGACTTTTGAAAATATTGATATCCAAAACAGCCAGCGTGTAGTCCGTGCCCTGGAAGTTTGTGAAGGCACAGGTAGTAAGTTTTCTTCATTTAAGGCGATAAAAGAAAAACAGCTTGATTATGAGGTAATTAAAATTGGTCTTGAACGCCCCCGGGAAGAGCTTTATAGCAGAATCAACCAAAGAGTTGATCAGATGCTGGAGTCCGGGTTACTTAGTGAAGTAGAAACTTTAAAAAATTTTGAAAACCATAATGCTCTGCAAACGGTTGGTTATAAGGAGGTTTTTGGGTTTTTTAAAAACGAATATGACTTTCAAACCATGGTTGAGCTTCTCAAACGCAACACCCGCAGGTATGCAAAACGCCAGCTTACATGGTTTAAAAATCAGGATACTTTTGAGTGGTTTGAAGCCGGAAAACCACGAATTGCTGAAGACTTTATTCTGAAAAAGCTGGGTAAAATCTGA
- a CDS encoding LUD domain-containing protein, producing MTTRDQILAKVKQNQPQLVPLPDLSLLGKESFDSVTKFAETAIAIGSEVIEIRDFSEIHKYINSKYSGKTLRSTLADFNIENWLDLSPKELDGTDFLLVEARLGVAENGSIWISDLELGQRVAPFITEYLGVILDKSKIVNTMHQAYQLIGNEDYGFGLFLAGPSKTADIEQSLVLGAHGARGLVIFLK from the coding sequence ATGACAACCAGAGACCAAATATTAGCCAAAGTAAAGCAAAACCAACCTCAGTTGGTACCTTTGCCTGATTTAAGTTTGCTGGGCAAAGAATCATTTGATTCTGTAACAAAATTCGCAGAAACTGCCATAGCGATAGGTTCGGAGGTAATCGAGATCCGGGATTTTTCTGAAATCCATAAATATATTAATTCAAAATATTCTGGAAAAACCCTTAGATCAACTTTGGCTGATTTTAATATTGAAAATTGGCTGGATCTTTCCCCAAAGGAACTTGACGGAACAGATTTTCTTTTAGTTGAAGCCCGATTGGGGGTTGCAGAAAACGGCTCTATTTGGATTTCAGATTTAGAATTAGGTCAACGTGTGGCACCATTTATTACCGAATATTTAGGGGTCATTCTGGATAAATCAAAAATTGTAAATACCATGCATCAGGCTTACCAACTTATCGGAAACGAAGATTATGGTTTTGGTCTTTTCCTTGCAGGTCCATCGAAAACTGCAGATATAGAGCAGTCTCTTGTGCTCGGAGCTCATGGGGCAAGAGGCCTTGTTATTTTTCTTAAATAA
- a CDS encoding outer membrane beta-barrel protein has translation MKKLLLLTFAAMISFAVSAQSYSIKGTLKDTSNAPLSFTSVFLLLPSDSSLVTFSRADENGNFVFKNIKKQNYLLKATFVGFLPLQELIKFDPAVLNKELGDIVLKPIQKELFEVVIRTAKAPMEIRGDTIEYDARKFKVPPGSSVEDLLRKLPGVQIDAEGNIKAQGEEVKKVLVDGKRFFGDDPKVATKNLPAEAINKVQVFNDKSEASKVTGVEDGKHEKTVNLELKEEFKKGGFGKGTVGAGTDDRLMAKMNYNKFDKKNQFAIVGFGNNINQSGLSNNDYQDFRGSQSYQWNDNADFGFNSGGAFRIIYDDGSSNDESLEIPQSWGPGQGLSKNLAGGMNYNYDTKKTKFSSNYFFNQTDQSLNQIINSRYLFSNLSYNTADSSRFGNFIQNHRLSLRFEKELDSLNTLVTYVNGRFGFRNQSTFTMRDFNNNDSENFRNQKTDNSFDGSSHNIVGSAIYRHKFMKKGRNFSLSGTFSESNNDQDALQESLLKEFPVNGQSFPLGGFYDIFQNVLNLSQNREYKASALFIEPFKKKFFWETFYNFSVANRLVDRDVFSLFTDSKPRVDSLSRYFESNQVYNRLGSSVRYSHKGFNLSVGLAAQQIDITGQFFNTKGGKELGVIDNPYFSVVPNIGLNVQLKNNKYLFANFDTGVEAPSIRNLQPFADNSNPLYIRNGNPDLLPTTTRSVGLGFGSFNPATFINMWLNINGSFIENQVVQNQFIDSKTLLTTLTPENVSGGKRFQSYFDLGFPIKKTKVSAGLGLNNGISKNLVYINSVLNENLTQYYGLNLRLDLTPVAWFSMFSALNYGLNFSDFSINSAQNQKFNNTSIRNNLTLQMPKMWYFSADFNYSHFKNEKQNFDQHLPILNVSTYKIFGKGKKSELRLSLYDAFKRNLGVNQSAYLNVVSNTVTQTLSRYAMLSYTYNMKGMKTTMKKSRWE, from the coding sequence ATGAAAAAGCTATTACTATTAACATTTGCGGCAATGATTTCATTTGCCGTCTCGGCTCAGTCTTACTCTATCAAAGGCACGCTCAAGGACACTTCCAATGCACCTTTGTCATTTACTTCGGTGTTTTTGCTTTTGCCTTCCGATTCCTCATTGGTGACTTTTTCCAGAGCAGATGAAAACGGGAATTTTGTTTTCAAAAACATCAAAAAGCAAAACTATCTGTTAAAAGCCACCTTTGTAGGCTTTCTTCCGCTGCAGGAATTAATAAAATTTGACCCAGCGGTATTGAATAAGGAACTCGGTGATATCGTTTTGAAACCTATTCAAAAAGAGCTTTTTGAGGTGGTAATTCGGACAGCAAAGGCTCCGATGGAAATTAGGGGAGACACCATCGAATATGATGCCCGGAAATTTAAGGTACCACCGGGATCATCGGTTGAAGACCTACTGAGAAAACTCCCTGGAGTACAAATTGACGCCGAAGGGAACATAAAAGCCCAGGGAGAAGAAGTGAAAAAAGTGCTCGTGGATGGCAAAAGATTTTTTGGTGATGATCCGAAAGTCGCGACCAAAAACCTGCCGGCTGAAGCCATCAATAAGGTTCAGGTTTTTAATGATAAATCAGAAGCTTCAAAAGTTACAGGAGTGGAAGACGGCAAACATGAAAAAACTGTAAACCTCGAATTGAAGGAAGAATTTAAAAAAGGAGGTTTTGGAAAAGGTACAGTAGGGGCAGGTACAGATGATCGCTTAATGGCAAAAATGAATTACAATAAGTTTGACAAGAAAAACCAGTTTGCCATTGTTGGTTTTGGGAACAATATCAACCAGTCTGGATTGTCAAATAATGATTATCAGGACTTTAGGGGAAGTCAGAGCTACCAGTGGAATGACAACGCTGACTTTGGTTTTAATTCTGGTGGTGCTTTCAGGATTATTTATGATGATGGGAGTAGCAATGACGAAAGTCTGGAAATCCCGCAATCATGGGGGCCGGGACAAGGTCTCTCCAAAAACCTCGCAGGTGGTATGAACTATAATTATGATACCAAAAAGACAAAATTTAGCTCAAATTATTTCTTTAATCAAACCGATCAGTCCTTAAATCAAATCATAAATTCCCGGTATCTGTTTTCAAATTTGAGCTATAATACGGCTGACTCCAGTCGTTTTGGAAATTTTATTCAAAACCACCGATTAAGTTTGCGATTTGAAAAAGAATTGGATTCACTTAACACATTGGTTACTTACGTTAACGGTCGTTTTGGCTTTAGAAATCAAAGTACCTTTACGATGCGTGACTTTAACAATAACGATTCAGAGAATTTCAGAAATCAAAAAACCGACAATAGTTTTGACGGAAGCTCTCATAACATCGTTGGTTCTGCCATTTACAGGCATAAATTCATGAAAAAAGGCCGAAATTTCTCACTTTCAGGTACTTTTAGTGAAAGTAATAATGATCAGGACGCATTACAAGAATCGCTTCTTAAAGAATTTCCGGTCAATGGTCAGAGTTTTCCACTTGGCGGATTTTATGATATTTTCCAAAATGTTTTAAATCTTAGCCAAAATCGGGAATATAAAGCTTCTGCATTGTTTATTGAGCCTTTTAAAAAGAAGTTTTTCTGGGAAACATTCTATAATTTTTCTGTAGCCAATCGTTTGGTTGATCGCGACGTTTTTAGTTTGTTTACTGATTCAAAACCGCGTGTTGACTCATTGAGTCGCTATTTTGAGAGTAATCAGGTTTATAATCGATTGGGGAGTTCGGTAAGATATTCTCATAAAGGATTCAACTTGTCGGTAGGCCTGGCTGCTCAACAGATTGATATCACCGGCCAATTTTTTAATACCAAAGGAGGAAAAGAATTAGGAGTAATTGATAATCCATATTTTTCCGTAGTACCCAATATCGGCCTGAATGTACAATTAAAAAACAACAAATATCTGTTTGCCAATTTTGATACGGGTGTTGAAGCGCCTTCTATTCGCAACCTCCAGCCATTCGCCGATAACTCCAATCCTCTTTATATCAGAAACGGGAATCCCGATTTATTGCCAACAACCACCCGCTCAGTCGGTTTAGGTTTTGGGTCGTTTAATCCAGCTACTTTCATAAATATGTGGCTCAATATTAATGGTTCGTTTATCGAAAACCAGGTTGTTCAAAACCAATTTATTGATTCAAAAACTTTATTGACCACCCTCACTCCCGAAAATGTTTCAGGAGGAAAGAGATTTCAATCTTATTTTGATCTGGGTTTTCCTATAAAAAAGACAAAAGTAAGTGCCGGTTTAGGCCTAAACAATGGAATAAGTAAAAACCTGGTTTATATCAATTCAGTTTTAAACGAAAACCTGACACAATATTATGGGCTTAATTTGCGTCTCGATCTTACTCCAGTGGCTTGGTTCTCTATGTTTTCAGCTCTCAATTATGGACTAAATTTCAGCGATTTCTCCATAAATTCTGCTCAGAATCAGAAGTTTAATAATACTTCAATCAGGAATAATTTAACATTGCAAATGCCAAAAATGTGGTATTTTTCAGCAGATTTTAATTATTCTCATTTCAAAAATGAAAAACAAAACTTTGACCAACATTTGCCAATATTAAATGTAAGTACCTATAAAATATTTGGAAAAGGTAAAAAATCGGAATTGAGATTGAGTTTGTATGACGCCTTTAAAAGAAACCTGGGTGTAAATCAGTCTGCATATCTCAATGTGGTAAGTAATACCGTCACCCAGACCCTCTCCCGATACGCTATGCTGTCTTATACCTATAATATGAAGGGTATGAAGACAACTATGAAAAAATCAAGATGGGAATAA
- a CDS encoding lactate utilization protein, which produces MTTHSKSAEIFNSDFDRTTWHDETLYFVRQKRDKAAFQIDDWELLRETASQIKFNVLSNLSEYLIQFEENALKNGIKVHWAADAKEHNEIVFNIISKYFEGNIPNDTFKGIVKSKSMLTEECHMNEYLISKGIEVVDTDLGERIVQLAEEPPSHIVLPCIHWKKEEIGELFHKHLGTEKGNKDPKYLTEAARQHLRDKFLNRKVALTGVNFSVAETGEFVVCTNEGNADMGTHLSDLHIASMGMEKIIPQRQHLSVFLRLLARSAIGQPITTYSSHFRKPRDGQQMHVVIVDNGRSTQLGREDFRNSLKCIRCGACFNTCPVYRRSGGHSYHTAIAGPIGSILSPNLDMKANADLPFASTLCGSCSNVCPVKIDIHQQLYKWRQVLVKEGHTSATKTLMMKGMSKVLASPAVFKFSGKVGRVLMDKMPFLVNNGLNPWYNQREMPEPPKESFRDWYKKNRG; this is translated from the coding sequence ATGACCACTCACAGTAAGTCTGCTGAAATATTCAACAGCGATTTTGATCGCACCACCTGGCACGATGAAACCTTGTATTTTGTTCGTCAAAAAAGAGATAAAGCCGCATTTCAGATTGACGATTGGGAATTATTACGAGAAACGGCTTCTCAGATAAAGTTTAACGTACTTTCCAATCTTTCAGAATATCTCATTCAATTTGAGGAAAATGCTTTAAAAAACGGCATTAAAGTACATTGGGCAGCCGATGCCAAGGAGCACAATGAGATTGTTTTCAATATAATTTCAAAATATTTTGAGGGAAATATACCCAATGACACCTTCAAAGGCATAGTAAAATCAAAATCTATGCTCACAGAGGAGTGCCACATGAACGAATACCTGATTTCGAAGGGAATCGAAGTGGTGGACACCGATCTCGGTGAAAGAATCGTGCAGCTGGCTGAGGAACCGCCATCACATATCGTTTTGCCCTGTATTCATTGGAAGAAGGAGGAAATTGGTGAGCTTTTTCATAAACACCTGGGAACCGAAAAAGGCAACAAAGACCCCAAATACCTCACAGAAGCTGCCCGACAACACCTTCGGGATAAGTTTTTAAACAGAAAAGTGGCTTTGACTGGTGTAAATTTTTCAGTAGCAGAAACCGGTGAATTTGTGGTTTGTACAAACGAAGGCAATGCCGACATGGGTACCCATCTTTCTGACTTGCACATTGCAAGTATGGGTATGGAGAAAATCATTCCTCAAAGGCAACATTTAAGTGTGTTTTTAAGATTACTGGCACGCAGTGCTATCGGGCAGCCCATTACGACTTATTCCAGTCATTTCAGGAAACCCAGAGACGGCCAGCAGATGCACGTTGTAATTGTGGATAACGGCCGTTCAACGCAATTGGGTAGGGAAGATTTTAGAAATTCATTAAAATGTATTCGTTGCGGGGCTTGTTTTAATACTTGCCCTGTTTATCGCCGCAGTGGTGGTCATAGCTATCATACAGCCATTGCCGGGCCAATAGGTTCTATTTTGTCTCCAAATCTTGATATGAAAGCCAATGCCGATTTGCCATTTGCGAGTACGCTTTGTGGTTCATGTAGTAATGTTTGTCCGGTTAAAATAGACATACATCAGCAATTGTATAAATGGCGTCAGGTTTTGGTAAAAGAAGGGCATACTTCTGCTACTAAAACATTGATGATGAAAGGGATGTCAAAGGTTTTGGCGAGTCCGGCAGTTTTTAAGTTTTCGGGAAAAGTGGGAAGGGTGCTTATGGACAAAATGCCATTTCTTGTTAATAATGGCCTGAATCCCTGGTACAATCAGCGGGAAATGCCGGAGCCACCTAAAGAGAGTTTCAGAGATTGGTATAAAAAAAACAGGGGCTAG
- a CDS encoding DUF1295 domain-containing protein — translation MALIEELEDQGNVLFRYRSYIPLVFLGTGLGLYIYKINNMTYPDLGFNYWLISLFVGFAGLAVRIYAVGHTPKNTSGRNTADGQIADELNQTGIYSFVRHPLYLGNFLMWLAVGMLTADLWYIVAFTLAYWVYYERIMFAEEAFLRKKFGETYLKWASDKPAFIPKFKTPLKPKYPFSIKKILKKEKNGVAALFLLFYVFEIVGEYIRWGSFEFKPTFWFWGFAVSTVVYLVLKFIKKYTQILDEEGR, via the coding sequence ATGGCTTTAATAGAAGAACTGGAAGACCAGGGAAATGTGCTGTTCAGATACCGTAGTTATATCCCACTGGTATTTTTGGGCACCGGACTGGGTTTATATATTTACAAAATCAACAATATGACTTACCCCGACCTGGGTTTTAACTATTGGTTGATCTCACTTTTTGTTGGGTTTGCCGGTCTTGCTGTACGTATTTATGCCGTGGGACATACTCCAAAAAACACCTCTGGTCGTAATACTGCTGATGGTCAAATCGCCGACGAACTTAATCAAACCGGCATTTATTCTTTTGTGCGTCATCCATTGTATCTGGGCAATTTTCTGATGTGGCTGGCAGTGGGTATGCTCACAGCTGACCTTTGGTATATCGTGGCATTTACTTTGGCTTATTGGGTTTATTATGAGCGTATTATGTTTGCCGAAGAAGCATTTTTAAGGAAAAAATTTGGAGAGACATATCTGAAATGGGCCTCTGACAAGCCGGCATTTATTCCAAAATTTAAAACTCCTCTAAAACCAAAATACCCATTTTCCATCAAAAAAATCCTGAAAAAAGAGAAGAATGGAGTTGCAGCCTTGTTTTTGCTGTTTTATGTTTTTGAAATCGTAGGCGAATATATCCGCTGGGGAAGTTTTGAGTTTAAGCCTACTTTTTGGTTCTGGGGCTTTGCAGTAAGTACAGTGGTGTATTTAGTTCTTAAATTTATCAAAAAATACACTCAGATTCTGGACGAAGAAGGCAGGTAA